A stretch of DNA from Paenibacillus albus:
GAACTTATTCGACCGCATCATTCATGTGCCGAATATGGCGATGGTTCGCGATGACTGGATGACGGCTGCCGGAACGCTGATCGTCATCTCCTTCTGGACGTTATGGCTGCCAGCACGCGGACGGCTCATCGCTCTAATCGTACTTGATCTAATTCTGACCGCGATTGTGTACGCAGATCTCATCTATTTCCGATACTTCCAAGACTTGATAACGATCCCTGTACTCATGCAAGCCGGCCAAGTCAGCGCACTTGGTGACAGCATCGGTTCACTGCTAAGCGGAAGAGATCTATGGTTCTTCGCGGATTGGCTGCTGCTTCTGCCACTCTTCATCTACACGGAGATACGTGCACGCAGAAATCGCAACCACCGCACAGCTGAGCTATCTTTTCACAAACCGCGGCGCCTATCAGCTGCACTTCGAAAGCTCGTCGCTTCCATAATCGTATTCGCGATCGGCTTCACCCTCATCTACGTCCCTGTTCATAAAGCGAAAACAACGTGGGCGGCCGAGCTATTCACAGGAAACTGGTGGAACCTGTCGCTCTATAACGTGACCGGCGTCCTTGGTTTTCACGGTTACGATCTGTACCGCTATGCGAATGAACATTGGCTGCATGACAGCAAGGTCACTGCTGAACAAGAAACCGAAGCCAAGCAGTGGTTCCAAGCTCGCGGCGAGTTACGCAAGCAGCTCGAATCGTCCGACGCCTTGTTCGGCAAATACAAAGGCAAGAACGTCATCATGATTCAGCTCGAAGCGTTCCAGAATTTTGTCATCAATCGCTCGATCGGCGGTGTGCCTGTAACGCCAAACATGAACAAGCTGCTGGAATCGTCGCTGTATTATCCCAACTTCTATCATCAAACCGCGCAAGGACGCACGTCTGATGCGGATTTGGCGGCAAACGTATCGCTGCAGCCGCTGCCAACCGGCTCGGTGTTTATAAGATACGCCCAGCATCAGTTCGACAGCATGCCGCAAACACTTAAGGACAACGGGTATACAGCAGCTGCCTTTCATGCCTATGACGGCGGCTTCTGGAACCGAAACATGATGTATGATCAGCTCGGCTACGACAAGTTCTACAGTAAGAACGATTTCACCATGGACGAGCCTGTCGGCTGGTCGCTCGGAGACAAGTCCTTCTTCCAGCAGTCCGTCGTGAAGATGACAAAGGAGAAGCAGCCCTTCTACTCGTTCCTGATCTCGCTGTCGAGCCATCATCCTTACAAGCTTCCGCCAAGCGCGCAGCAGCTTGATACCAAGCAGTTCAAAGGGACGATGTTCGGCGATTATCTCGAAGCCGTTCATTATGTAGATGCTGCACTTGGAGCGATGATTGAATCGTTGAAACAAGCGGGGCTGTGGGATAAGTCCATCTTCCTCTTCTACGGAGATCACGATAATTCCATTGCGGATTGGCAGCCTTTCGAATCCTTCCTCGGCCAATCACTTGATGAAACCGAGCGTTTCCGTATCCTCAAAGGCGTGCCGTTCATCGTGCATCTGCCGGGCGATGCACATGCCGGAACGTATGAACAGCCAGCCGGGCAGCTTGATGTTACACCGACTGTTCTGCACCTGCTCGGAATCGGAAGCAGCGACAAAGTGATGATCGGTACGCCTCTCATTACAGCCTCTCCGCCGCAAGCCGGCAAAAGAATCGTGTTCCGAAACGGCGCGTACACGGACGGCAGCGTACTCTACCTGCCAGCCGAAGACGGCCTGCCAGAGCACAGCAAATGCTACTCGATTACAGGTACCGGCGCCACAGGATCGAAGCAAGCACAGCTAACCGACCAGAGCGTATGCCACACCGGCGCTGTGGAAGCACGCAAGGAGCTAGACGCTTCCGATCTGGTCGTCGAATATAACCTTGTGCCTCACCTGCACTAGCACTACCGCCTCTTGGGAGTCTGAACGGACTCCTTTTTTGTGCATAAAAAAAGAGACCAACACCGCCGTCATCCATTCGGATGATCCGGCAGGTTAGCCCCTTCCGCTTATTTCTTCACATATTTACTTGCTTTCTCAATCGCTTCGTCCTCAGTCGGCGCTGTAATGTAACGGCCGTTGATGAAGACGAATGCAAACCGCGAGCACGGGCCGCAGTAAGACTTGCACGCAACTTTAATCTCCGTGTCCGGCGCCATCTGCTCGAGCTTCGGCACCATCTTCTTCACGTTGATATGTTTGCATTTGTCGCAAATGCGAATATCGTTTGCCATGATTCTCTCCCTAACCGTTTACAAATTAATGATCGCCGTGGTTGCCTTTGGTCGGGTTAGAGATCGCAAAGCCTTCTTCTGGCACATAGAAGTAGTCAATTCTGACGCCGTCCAGCAATTCTACACCCTTTTCCAAAAGGACCTTAATGTCTTTGTCCGTCTCGACGATTTCGTCTTTCTCAGTAGGCTCGTCCATTTGCATGCCGTAGTGGGCATGGTCGCCGTGCGAATGTGTAATAAAGACGCGCAGCAATTTGCCTTCGTTCTCTGGCTTATCGATTTCCTCGCGAAGCACCTTCGCGGCGTTACGTGTAATTTTGCAATTCATTGTCTCGTTCATCTCCTTATAGATGCTGCCTCAGGATACCTGCCCCTAAGCACGATTCGTTAACCATGATCTCTCTATTGTAAAGAAACGCGGCGCATTGTTCAACCGCAATCAGTTTGTTATTTCAAATGCTCGCTATATTTGCGCTCCATATAACGGGTATACCACTCCGCCGCAATCATCGTCACCGCGATATCGTCAATCGGCATGAACGGCATGACGTCAGGCAGGACCCAGTACAGAAGCACAGGAACGACATAGAGAAGCTTGTCTACCAGCCGAACTTCCTTTGCACCGAGCAAACGGAAAATTCGGACAAACACCGCCCGCCAGTGGCGAAGCGACAGCAGCTTGCGCATAATGCAGCCCTCCTTCTACAAGGCTCATTATAGCACAAGCTAGAGGGTCGCCTCCAACGCAGCGATAAGAAGCGGCCGCACCTCGTCATAGAGCCCTGGGAATGAACCGACAGGAAGCGGATTCACGCCATACCCGACTTCAACCGTAAAGCCGGGCTTGCGGTATTGCAGAATAAACCAATCCTTATATCCGGCGTCGCTGCCGGCCAGTTTAATTGGCTTATAGCCGCTCGCCTTGCCGAGCTTATTCGCAATCGCTTCCGCCCCCGAAGGCTCGTAGCCGCGATAGTTCCAATAGATCTCCTGCCCCTGCGTATGCAGCGCCACAACAAGGTCGAATTGCTGCTCTTGCGTCAGCGCATAGATCGCCTGCGCCTCTGGCTCTGACAAAGGCTTCCCGCCCGTATAATCCCGCGGCCCCGGCCCCGGCACATCACGTCGCTCCGCTTCCTGCTCCCAGAATGCGGGGAACTGGTCGTTCAGGTCAACACCGCGAACATTCGCCTTCCATTTATGAAAACGAGGCGATCCATTATTCCACTGGAGCAGCTCGTTATAATAAGGATGCTCTCGCGGCAGCCCCTCTTGAACGAGCTCTGCGCCATCGGGATTAACAAGCGGTACTGCCCACAGCGATACTCGCCGAAGCAGCGTTCTCATCTCGACACCGCACAGCTTCTCACCCGCAGCCGCCGCTTTGGCTACATCCTCGATGAACGTCATAAGCAGCGGCGCAGTAATCCACTCATTGGCATGCATGCCTGCATTTATATGCACCTTCACCGGCCCGTCCCCGAGACGAAGTGCAGCAATTGGCTTGCCCATCACACTATGACCAATTGTATAGCTCTGCAAGAACGGGTATGCCTCAAGGAGTGATTCGATGTTATTCATCAGCTCACGCTGGCCATATTCGGCTCTAGCATCGACAATACGGGAGCTGCCCGTATTCGGTATGGTCAGCAGCTGCCCTTCTTGAAGCTGCTTCAGATCAAGCGGCCGATTCGCCGCCTTCAGCGCATAAGTCGTCACAGCAAAGCGCGCAGAAATGCGCAGGAGCGTATCACCAGATTGCACCCGGTACGTAAAATAATGCTGAGCCGGCACATGCAACAGCAGCCCTGGCACTAACGGTTCATCCGCAGCAATGCCTGGATTTGCCGAGAGCAGCGAAGCGGCATTCACATTATAGGTGCGGGCAATGCGCAGCACAGTGTCACCCTTCTGAACGATATAAGGAAGCATGTGATCACCCTTTCTAGTCACATGCTATGCCGCGCGAGCCCGCAGCATGACTCTCTTTCGTCACTCAAAAGAGCCGCCGCTCTTATCCGGGGGGATAAGAACGACGGCTCACTTTTCGACATAGGATCAGGTCAAACGTTTATACGATCTTCGGCACCTGCCAGACGACAGGCGTTAGCTCGATCTGTTCTCCCAGCCAATCCTGGGCAATCATGCGAAACATCCGGTGATCTCCGCTGCAGAAAAATTGATGCACAGGCAGCTCGCCGTCCCGCGTCAATCGGTTGCGATCATGCAAAATCGTACTGATCTCTCTGGCTGTTTCATCCGCCGAGCTGATGAGGGCAACATCTTTGCCCATCACGCTTGCGATTGTCTCCGAGAGAAACGGATAATGCGTACAACCGAGGATAAGCGTGTCAATGGCGCGTTCCTTCAGCGGCTGCAGGGAGGATTCCACGACATCGTACGTCTCCTTGGAACGGAAATTGCCTTGCTCAACGAGCGGAACGAACCGTGGACATGCGAGGCTGTACACTTGTGTGGAAGGAGATAAATGCTTCAGCACTTGTTCATAAGCACCGCTTCGAACCGTTCCTTCCGTGCCGATAACGCCGACGAACCCCGTCTGTGTCCGGCTGTTCGCCGCGCGGGCGCCTGGATGGATGACGCCGACGACCGGAATGGCAACGCGGGAGCGAATATCCTCTAGCGCGACGGCTGTAGCTGTATTGCAGGCTATGACAATCATTTTGGGACGGTATTGGATCAAATACTCAACGATTTGCCTAGTAAACCGAGTCACTTCTTCAGCGGGCCGCGGACCGTAAGGAGTACGTGCCGTATCGCCGAAATAGATGATTTTTTCCCGGGGAAGCTGGCGCATGACTTCCTTGACGACCGTTAAACCGCCTACGCCGGAATCCAATATTGCGATCGGTTGTTGCACAGACACACCGCTTTCTTGAACGTTTTGGCAGGACTTCAATAGAATATGAATACTCCTCAAAAAAGGTACCTACATCTTAGCTCAAAATAGGACAAGGTTCAACAAAACCGCCTACTCAGCAGGAGCGGATTCCATACAAAAAACCGCCCGGGCCAGCGGCGCTGCAATGAAGCAGCACGGCAAGCTCGGACGGTATTAAGTGCATTGTTTATTTGTAATCTGGCAGCCAGTCGCCATGCGCTTCGATCAAGTCGTCGCACAATGCTTTGATGTCGTCCATCGACAGCTCAGCGCCTGTGTGAGGATCAAGCATCGCTGCATGATAGATATGCTCGCGCTTGCCAGTCATTGCCGCTTCGATCGTCAGAAGCTGCGTATTGATGTTCGTACGGTTCAGCGCAGCGCATTGTGGAGGCAGATCACCTACGAATGTCGGCGTTACGCCGCTGCTGTCAACGAGGCAGGAAACCTCGACACAAGCTTCTTTCGGAAGATTCGTGATCAGGCCGGTATTCA
This window harbors:
- a CDS encoding LTA synthase family protein, with the translated sequence MAVPFHYSRRQQAPFFLIALLQRLDIILFITVMLLKLNLFDRIIHVPNMAMVRDDWMTAAGTLIVISFWTLWLPARGRLIALIVLDLILTAIVYADLIYFRYFQDLITIPVLMQAGQVSALGDSIGSLLSGRDLWFFADWLLLLPLFIYTEIRARRNRNHRTAELSFHKPRRLSAALRKLVASIIVFAIGFTLIYVPVHKAKTTWAAELFTGNWWNLSLYNVTGVLGFHGYDLYRYANEHWLHDSKVTAEQETEAKQWFQARGELRKQLESSDALFGKYKGKNVIMIQLEAFQNFVINRSIGGVPVTPNMNKLLESSLYYPNFYHQTAQGRTSDADLAANVSLQPLPTGSVFIRYAQHQFDSMPQTLKDNGYTAAAFHAYDGGFWNRNMMYDQLGYDKFYSKNDFTMDEPVGWSLGDKSFFQQSVVKMTKEKQPFYSFLISLSSHHPYKLPPSAQQLDTKQFKGTMFGDYLEAVHYVDAALGAMIESLKQAGLWDKSIFLFYGDHDNSIADWQPFESFLGQSLDETERFRILKGVPFIVHLPGDAHAGTYEQPAGQLDVTPTVLHLLGIGSSDKVMIGTPLITASPPQAGKRIVFRNGAYTDGSVLYLPAEDGLPEHSKCYSITGTGATGSKQAQLTDQSVCHTGAVEARKELDASDLVVEYNLVPHLH
- a CDS encoding DUF1450 domain-containing protein; the encoded protein is MANDIRICDKCKHINVKKMVPKLEQMAPDTEIKVACKSYCGPCSRFAFVFINGRYITAPTEDEAIEKASKYVKK
- a CDS encoding iron-sulfur cluster assembly accessory protein, with product MNCKITRNAAKVLREEIDKPENEGKLLRVFITHSHGDHAHYGMQMDEPTEKDEIVETDKDIKVLLEKGVELLDGVRIDYFYVPEEGFAISNPTKGNHGDH
- a CDS encoding M14 family zinc carboxypeptidase translates to MTRKGDHMLPYIVQKGDTVLRIARTYNVNAASLLSANPGIAADEPLVPGLLLHVPAQHYFTYRVQSGDTLLRISARFAVTTYALKAANRPLDLKQLQEGQLLTIPNTGSSRIVDARAEYGQRELMNNIESLLEAYPFLQSYTIGHSVMGKPIAALRLGDGPVKVHINAGMHANEWITAPLLMTFIEDVAKAAAAGEKLCGVEMRTLLRRVSLWAVPLVNPDGAELVQEGLPREHPYYNELLQWNNGSPRFHKWKANVRGVDLNDQFPAFWEQEAERRDVPGPGPRDYTGGKPLSEPEAQAIYALTQEQQFDLVVALHTQGQEIYWNYRGYEPSGAEAIANKLGKASGYKPIKLAGSDAGYKDWFILQYRKPGFTVEVGYGVNPLPVGSFPGLYDEVRPLLIAALEATL
- the racE gene encoding glutamate racemase; amino-acid sequence: MQQPIAILDSGVGGLTVVKEVMRQLPREKIIYFGDTARTPYGPRPAEEVTRFTRQIVEYLIQYRPKMIVIACNTATAVALEDIRSRVAIPVVGVIHPGARAANSRTQTGFVGVIGTEGTVRSGAYEQVLKHLSPSTQVYSLACPRFVPLVEQGNFRSKETYDVVESSLQPLKERAIDTLILGCTHYPFLSETIASVMGKDVALISSADETAREISTILHDRNRLTRDGELPVHQFFCSGDHRMFRMIAQDWLGEQIELTPVVWQVPKIV